A stretch of Chitinophaga caeni DNA encodes these proteins:
- a CDS encoding DUF4099 domain-containing protein, with translation MNEQEIGKSTLPDQLSDILLVLDKAKKQIQAVTGVDEHGQLKTVDPTTENEGQFMRVDKNGDIFSNFFLNFFRQIRNPTGFSFFKVPAGQAVDTAQKMQQNLDKRTPEGEELEKQHEVPTPADSKQEQQSSQSQGAGQAEGYRYKPEQIDWETMGNLGLSRDYLEKRNLLDPLLKGYKTNDLVPISLNLGSVITRTDARLSLQPGEDGNAIVAVHGIRKEPNLQYPFFGHEFSKEDKENLLQTGNMGRVVDLKSPKTGEIIPSIVSVDRLTNELVALRTDKIKIPDEIKGVKLDEQQRQDLREGKPLPLSGMISNKGKPFDATLQFNADKRYVEFLFDRNAPQQVQTNGQQQFTEAPKTFRGKELDQEQYQKFKDGQTVYISGLVDKKGRSYQGYITYNADSGKVDFSFDNPAKLREQAKPAEAHKTQTAVNSEGKTNEATKNIKEPLKSGQKEPDSKKQQQEQKPKTPRAKKPKL, from the coding sequence ATGAATGAACAAGAAATCGGGAAGTCAACACTCCCGGATCAATTATCTGATATTCTGCTTGTGCTAGACAAAGCAAAGAAGCAAATTCAAGCGGTGACAGGTGTTGATGAGCATGGGCAACTTAAAACCGTGGATCCTACGACAGAAAACGAAGGTCAATTCATGCGGGTCGATAAAAATGGAGATATATTTTCCAATTTCTTTTTAAACTTTTTTCGCCAGATAAGGAATCCGACTGGTTTTTCCTTTTTTAAAGTGCCGGCAGGGCAAGCCGTAGATACCGCCCAAAAGATGCAACAGAATCTGGATAAGCGCACTCCAGAAGGGGAGGAGCTGGAAAAGCAGCATGAGGTGCCAACGCCTGCCGATAGCAAGCAAGAACAGCAAAGCAGCCAAAGCCAGGGCGCCGGGCAGGCGGAGGGGTACCGCTACAAGCCAGAGCAGATTGATTGGGAGACAATGGGCAATCTGGGGTTGAGCCGGGACTACCTGGAAAAGAGGAACCTGCTTGATCCTTTGCTCAAAGGCTATAAGACCAATGATCTGGTGCCTATCAGCCTGAACCTGGGTTCGGTGATCACCCGGACCGACGCCCGCCTGTCCCTGCAGCCGGGTGAGGACGGCAATGCTATAGTGGCCGTTCACGGTATCCGCAAAGAGCCTAACCTGCAGTATCCCTTCTTCGGGCATGAGTTCAGCAAAGAGGATAAGGAGAATCTGCTGCAGACTGGTAATATGGGAAGGGTGGTTGATTTAAAAAGTCCCAAAACCGGAGAGATCATTCCTTCTATTGTCAGCGTGGACCGGCTGACCAATGAATTGGTGGCCCTGCGAACGGATAAGATCAAGATCCCCGATGAAATAAAAGGGGTAAAGCTGGACGAGCAGCAACGGCAGGATCTCCGGGAAGGAAAGCCCCTTCCGCTCAGCGGTATGATCTCCAATAAGGGAAAACCCTTCGATGCTACGCTACAATTCAATGCCGACAAACGATACGTGGAATTTCTATTTGACCGCAACGCTCCCCAGCAGGTACAGACTAATGGTCAGCAGCAATTTACGGAAGCCCCTAAAACCTTCCGGGGCAAAGAGCTGGACCAGGAACAATACCAGAAATTCAAGGACGGTCAAACGGTATATATCAGCGGGTTGGTCGATAAGAAAGGGAGGTCTTACCAGGGCTATATCACTTATAACGCTGATTCCGGAAAGGTGGACTTCTCCTTTGATAATCCCGCTAAGCTGAGGGAACAAGCTAAACCTGCGGAAGCCCATAAGACGCAGACCGCCGTAAACTCCGAAGGCAAAACCAACGAGGCCACCAAAAACATCAAAGAGCCGCTGAAGTCCGGCCAAAAGGAACCCGACAGCAAAAAACAGCAGCAGGAGCAGAAGCCGAAAACGCCCAGGGCAAAGAAACCGAAACTGTAA
- a CDS encoding helicase-related protein — protein MAYNKRRQLQANTNALRLTFQLEKENRGATAGEKAILSQYSGFGGLKFVLNPVDSPDAIKQWAKSEQEFFSQTHELHQLLRDHSVDEKQYRRYVDSLRSSVLTAFYTPPAITDTLFGALQEHGIGIKNFLEPSAGIGAFIQSLNNTGHLTARTTAYEKELLTGKILRQLYPDQHIRVKGFEEIPEAEKGSYDVAASNIPFGDLSVFDLSFSRSRDAARVQAARSIHNYFFLKGADMLRDGGILAFITSQGLLNSPKNEPIRRALMQDNNLVSAVRLPNDLFVDYAGTEVGTDLIVLQKNSSKQGLSEKEEHFCRTFNLSENIPCNGLFEHLDRIVHTSLHRDTDMYGKPAWIYEHEGGVAGIARDLRQMLQSDFTARLDTALYLSPHNEVSDIPVISSPVLPAPPPVQQPAGTAQEPLKKSLLPENVDTPAEQTQLSLFDLFERQTQVVTPPVSKARAAKPYSSGRKRRVTRQPDLFSSAGQQTEMHSAASRPAQDRKAALTGRPAADLFSTLNEQPAPAPAAPVRPEPAKFAGNLQSFHREDCLVTDKGLVGYLKQVDTEEQQAMFHPLDLPAGQKTRAEAYIAIRDAYEQLYRGEAELQREHHAEREQLNRLYDAFTKRYGHLNSAENIKLIKTDTAGKEIPYLERVVGGVVHKADIFQKPVSFSTVTLITDDPEEALAASLNRYGNVDLEYMSGISSLSPEELKTALQGRIYYNPLDRQYEIAEVWVSGNVVEKARKVDAYVSVYPDDREAAESLAALQNARPRRITFEELDFNFGERWIPTGIYKRFASHLFDQDVRIHYSEHTDDFSIYSDSKNIRITEKFAIQSEHRSYDGLALLKHALLNTTPDITKTVTVGDKEIKVRDVEAIQMANTKIDEIRNAFTDWLHGQSDEFKKRLTDQYNDTFNCFVRPQYDGSHQDFPGLDRKALGIEDLYPSQKDAVWMIKLDGGAICDHEVGAGKTLIMCTAAQEMKRLGLAHKPMIIGLKSNVHEIAETYRTAYPHARILYPGKEDFTPKKRQRIFGNIKNNDWDCIILTHDQFGMIPQSPEMQRDILQTEMDSVEENLEVLKSQGKEVSRAMLKGVIKRKQNLDAKLKTIQYDIDNRKDDVVDFKMMGIDHLLVDESHQFKNLMFNTRHERVAGLGNTAGSQKALNLLFAIRTIQERSGKDMGATFLSGTTISNSLTELYLLFKYLRPKALEKQGIRCFDAWAAIYTRKTTEYEFSVANNIVQKERFRYFIKVPELAQFYAEITDYRTAKGIGIDRPDKNEIFHHIPPFPQQADFFQKLMEFAKTGDATLIGMPPLSEREKDWKMLIATDYARKAALDMRMVSAKYEDHPDNKASHCAANIAKYYKQFQAQKGTQFVFSDLGTYKPGKWNVYSEIKRKLVEDHGIPAHEVRFIQEAKNDKQRKDLIDGMNEGRIRVLFGSTSMLGTGVNAQKRAVAIHHLDTPWRPSDLAQRDGRAIRKGNEIAKFFADNKVDVIIYAVERSLDSYKFNLLYSKQLFIDQLKSNTLGRRTIDEGSMDEKSGMGFQEYVAILSGNTALLEIAKLEKQVAALESERQAFNRAKYSARNKLEDATATVEAASSRLERMELDYSNLQKRLQKANDGTVLNPVELASLPPGADVKQIGAKLNELSKKARTGGKYEEIGSLYGFTLLVKTEISLKEGADVKENRFFVQGEGGIKYSFNNGQMAANPKLASENFLNALEKLPKLIEYEQNRIATTKKDIPVLLEVLNGVWPKEKVLTDLRTELAALDRKMQLSLASEEQPKPTEQETIVDDVEKKTSTGLKAM, from the coding sequence ATGGCCTACAATAAGCGCCGGCAGCTCCAGGCCAATACCAACGCCCTGCGCCTGACCTTTCAACTGGAAAAGGAGAACCGGGGTGCTACAGCCGGGGAAAAAGCGATCCTGTCGCAGTACAGCGGGTTCGGGGGGCTCAAATTCGTACTGAACCCCGTGGATAGTCCCGATGCTATCAAGCAGTGGGCCAAGTCCGAACAGGAATTCTTTTCCCAGACGCACGAACTCCACCAGCTTCTACGCGATCATAGTGTCGATGAAAAACAGTACCGCCGTTACGTGGACAGCCTGCGCAGTTCCGTGCTCACGGCCTTCTATACGCCACCGGCGATAACGGACACCCTGTTCGGTGCCTTGCAGGAGCATGGTATCGGTATTAAAAACTTCCTGGAGCCTTCTGCCGGTATCGGTGCTTTTATACAATCGCTTAACAACACGGGCCACCTTACTGCCCGGACTACGGCCTACGAAAAAGAATTGCTGACCGGCAAGATACTCCGGCAGTTGTACCCGGATCAGCATATCCGGGTAAAGGGCTTTGAAGAAATACCGGAAGCGGAAAAAGGCAGTTATGATGTGGCTGCCAGCAATATCCCTTTCGGGGATCTATCCGTTTTCGACCTTTCTTTTTCCAGGAGCCGCGATGCGGCACGGGTACAGGCGGCCAGGAGCATACACAATTATTTCTTCCTCAAAGGGGCCGATATGCTGCGCGATGGCGGCATCCTGGCTTTTATTACATCACAGGGACTACTCAACAGCCCGAAGAATGAACCCATACGCAGGGCGCTGATGCAGGACAATAATCTTGTTTCTGCTGTCCGCCTGCCCAACGATCTTTTTGTGGACTATGCCGGAACGGAGGTGGGTACCGACTTAATTGTTCTTCAAAAGAACAGCAGCAAGCAAGGGCTGTCGGAGAAGGAGGAACACTTTTGCCGGACGTTTAATTTATCGGAAAATATACCCTGTAACGGCCTTTTTGAGCACCTGGACCGGATCGTGCATACCTCCCTGCACCGGGACACAGATATGTACGGTAAACCTGCCTGGATATATGAGCACGAAGGTGGCGTTGCAGGCATTGCCCGTGATCTTCGGCAAATGCTGCAGTCCGATTTTACTGCCAGGCTGGATACCGCGTTATATCTTAGTCCGCACAATGAGGTATCGGATATACCCGTCATTTCTTCGCCGGTGCTGCCAGCACCGCCACCCGTACAGCAGCCGGCAGGCACCGCGCAGGAGCCTTTAAAAAAATCACTCCTTCCCGAAAATGTAGATACTCCTGCGGAACAAACTCAGCTCAGCCTCTTTGACCTGTTTGAGCGGCAGACACAGGTTGTAACGCCCCCGGTGAGCAAAGCCAGGGCAGCAAAACCATACAGCTCCGGCAGAAAACGCAGGGTCACCAGGCAACCGGACTTGTTCAGCAGCGCCGGGCAACAAACCGAAATGCATTCGGCCGCATCCCGTCCGGCTCAGGACAGGAAGGCCGCGCTGACCGGTAGGCCCGCCGCCGACCTGTTCTCCACCCTTAATGAACAGCCAGCACCGGCTCCGGCTGCCCCTGTACGCCCCGAACCGGCTAAGTTCGCCGGCAACCTTCAATCCTTCCACCGGGAGGATTGCCTGGTAACAGACAAAGGGTTGGTCGGCTATCTCAAACAGGTAGATACCGAAGAGCAGCAGGCCATGTTCCACCCGCTGGACCTTCCTGCGGGGCAAAAAACGAGGGCGGAGGCTTATATCGCTATCCGGGATGCCTATGAGCAATTGTACCGTGGGGAAGCAGAGCTGCAAAGGGAGCACCATGCAGAAAGAGAGCAACTGAACCGGCTATATGACGCCTTTACCAAACGCTATGGCCACCTGAACAGCGCCGAGAATATCAAGCTCATTAAAACCGATACCGCAGGTAAAGAAATTCCTTACCTGGAGCGCGTAGTGGGCGGCGTAGTACACAAAGCCGATATTTTTCAGAAGCCGGTCAGTTTCTCTACCGTTACGCTGATCACCGATGATCCTGAAGAAGCATTGGCGGCTTCGCTTAACCGGTACGGTAACGTGGATCTGGAATATATGTCCGGTATCAGCAGCCTTTCCCCCGAGGAACTGAAAACAGCTTTACAAGGCCGTATCTATTATAATCCTCTGGACCGGCAATATGAGATTGCCGAAGTGTGGGTTTCGGGTAACGTGGTGGAAAAGGCCCGTAAAGTGGATGCCTATGTTTCCGTCTATCCTGATGACAGGGAAGCGGCGGAAAGTCTTGCCGCCCTACAGAACGCGAGGCCCAGGCGCATTACATTTGAAGAGCTGGACTTCAATTTCGGGGAGCGCTGGATACCCACAGGTATCTACAAGCGCTTTGCCTCCCACCTGTTCGACCAGGATGTCCGTATCCACTACAGTGAACATACCGATGACTTTTCGATCTACAGTGACAGCAAGAACATCCGCATCACCGAAAAATTTGCCATCCAATCCGAGCACCGCAGCTATGACGGCCTTGCTCTGCTCAAGCATGCTTTGCTCAATACCACACCTGACATTACCAAAACCGTTACTGTCGGTGATAAGGAAATAAAGGTGCGGGATGTGGAGGCCATACAGATGGCCAATACGAAGATCGACGAGATCCGTAACGCCTTTACGGATTGGTTGCACGGACAAAGCGACGAATTTAAAAAACGGCTAACCGACCAATATAACGATACGTTCAACTGTTTTGTCCGGCCGCAGTATGACGGCAGCCACCAGGATTTCCCGGGGCTGGACCGGAAGGCGCTGGGCATTGAAGACCTATACCCCAGCCAGAAGGATGCCGTCTGGATGATCAAGCTGGACGGAGGGGCTATCTGTGACCACGAAGTAGGCGCCGGAAAGACACTGATCATGTGTACCGCCGCCCAGGAAATGAAACGTCTGGGGCTGGCCCATAAACCCATGATCATTGGCCTGAAATCCAATGTGCATGAGATCGCGGAGACGTACCGAACGGCCTACCCGCATGCCCGGATACTCTATCCCGGCAAGGAAGATTTTACCCCTAAGAAACGCCAGCGCATTTTCGGTAACATCAAGAACAATGATTGGGATTGCATCATCCTGACGCATGACCAGTTCGGGATGATCCCTCAATCCCCCGAAATGCAGCGGGACATACTGCAAACAGAGATGGACAGCGTGGAGGAAAACCTGGAAGTGCTTAAAAGCCAGGGGAAGGAAGTCTCCCGGGCCATGCTCAAAGGGGTTATCAAGCGCAAACAGAACCTGGACGCCAAGCTGAAAACCATCCAGTATGATATAGACAACCGAAAGGATGATGTAGTCGATTTCAAGATGATGGGCATCGACCACCTGCTGGTAGATGAAAGCCACCAGTTCAAGAACCTGATGTTCAACACCAGGCACGAGCGGGTGGCCGGGCTGGGTAATACGGCCGGCAGCCAGAAGGCGCTTAACCTGCTCTTTGCCATCCGTACCATCCAGGAGCGTAGCGGTAAGGACATGGGAGCTACTTTTCTTTCCGGAACGACGATCAGTAACTCGCTGACGGAGCTGTACCTACTCTTCAAATACCTGCGGCCAAAGGCGCTGGAAAAGCAGGGTATCCGCTGCTTTGATGCCTGGGCGGCGATCTATACCCGCAAAACTACCGAATATGAATTTTCGGTAGCCAATAATATCGTGCAGAAAGAACGTTTCCGGTATTTTATCAAAGTACCGGAGCTGGCGCAGTTCTACGCGGAGATCACCGATTACCGGACAGCGAAGGGTATAGGCATTGACCGGCCGGACAAGAACGAGATATTTCATCATATTCCCCCCTTCCCGCAGCAGGCCGACTTTTTCCAAAAGCTGATGGAGTTTGCCAAGACGGGCGATGCAACACTAATTGGCATGCCGCCATTGTCGGAACGTGAGAAGGACTGGAAAATGCTTATTGCGACAGACTACGCTCGTAAGGCGGCCCTGGACATGCGGATGGTCAGCGCGAAGTACGAAGACCACCCGGACAACAAGGCTTCTCATTGCGCCGCTAACATTGCCAAATACTATAAACAATTCCAGGCGCAAAAAGGAACACAGTTTGTTTTCTCCGACCTGGGTACCTACAAACCCGGGAAGTGGAACGTTTATTCCGAGATCAAGCGCAAGCTGGTGGAGGACCACGGCATTCCAGCCCATGAGGTACGCTTCATCCAGGAAGCCAAAAATGATAAGCAGCGCAAAGACTTGATTGATGGCATGAACGAAGGGCGCATACGGGTGCTGTTCGGTTCTACCAGTATGCTGGGAACGGGAGTGAATGCACAGAAACGGGCTGTTGCCATTCATCATCTGGATACCCCCTGGCGTCCGAGCGACCTGGCCCAGCGCGATGGAAGGGCTATCCGCAAAGGCAATGAGATCGCCAAATTCTTTGCGGACAATAAAGTGGATGTGATTATTTATGCTGTCGAAAGGTCGCTGGACAGCTACAAGTTTAACCTGCTCTATAGTAAGCAGCTCTTTATTGACCAGCTAAAATCCAATACCCTGGGCAGACGTACTATAGACGAGGGCAGCATGGATGAAAAATCCGGTATGGGCTTCCAGGAATATGTAGCCATCCTCTCCGGTAATACCGCCCTGTTGGAAATAGCCAAGCTCGAAAAGCAGGTTGCCGCGCTGGAAAGTGAACGGCAGGCATTTAACCGGGCCAAATACAGCGCCCGCAACAAGCTGGAGGATGCGACGGCCACGGTGGAAGCGGCTTCTTCACGCCTGGAGCGTATGGAACTGGACTATAGTAACCTTCAAAAGCGCTTGCAGAAAGCAAACGATGGTACCGTGTTGAACCCGGTAGAACTTGCCAGTTTGCCGCCGGGCGCGGATGTGAAGCAGATCGGCGCTAAATTGAATGAGCTGTCCAAAAAGGCGCGTACCGGTGGTAAATATGAGGAGATCGGCAGCTTATATGGGTTTACCCTACTGGTAAAAACGGAAATCTCCCTGAAGGAAGGTGCGGACGTTAAAGAGAATCGCTTCTTTGTTCAGGGTGAGGGCGGGATCAAATACAGCTTCAATAACGGGCAGATGGCTGCCAATCCGAAACTGGCGAGTGAGAATTTTCTCAATGCGTTGGAAAAGCTCCCGAAGCTGATTGAGTATGAGCAAAACCGAATTGCCACTACGAAAAAGGACATCCCTGTCCTGCTGGAAGTTTTGAACGGTGTATGGCCGAAGGAAAAAGTACTCACCGATTTGAGGACCGAACTGGCGGCTCTGGACCGGAAAATGCAGTTGTCGCTCGCATCGGAAGAGCAACCAAAGCCGACGGAGCAGGAAACCATTGTCGATGATGTCGAGAAAAAAACTTCGACGGGCCTGAAAGCTATGTGA
- a CDS encoding RteC domain-containing protein, with product METLFNELHQQVEGALNDLCGSATDVDLTQIEEAITIINQSLYALRRPLVDFEFDNPEDEIVFFKKDLPRLQSKLIYYVSLAGIEFRKPEGAKETLVQYYREELDKITIWFEEHREYYEYYRADSSHLDKYYFIRGARNIRSTFSCVFDPHFCPAVCYVYAKIIAHNQLQKHLNKQLDVLLGVAQGVTFPGEFGIRWTDSRAALEELTYAWYFKGSFNNGQVEIKKLYEALCTFFGISPGNIYKSKQDFYGRTNISAYLDVLSKRYKEGMVDSE from the coding sequence ATGGAAACCTTATTCAATGAACTACACCAACAAGTCGAAGGTGCGCTGAATGATTTATGCGGAAGTGCCACCGACGTTGATTTAACACAAATTGAAGAAGCAATTACTATAATAAATCAATCGTTATACGCATTGCGCAGACCCCTTGTTGATTTTGAGTTTGACAATCCTGAAGATGAAATTGTTTTTTTTAAAAAAGATTTACCGAGGCTCCAGTCTAAACTTATTTACTATGTGTCTCTTGCTGGTATAGAATTTAGAAAGCCTGAAGGGGCAAAAGAGACGCTTGTGCAGTATTATAGAGAGGAACTTGACAAAATCACTATTTGGTTCGAGGAACATAGAGAATATTATGAGTATTATCGGGCTGATTCGAGCCATCTTGATAAGTACTATTTTATTCGGGGAGCAAGAAATATTAGATCAACTTTCTCATGTGTCTTTGATCCTCATTTTTGTCCGGCGGTGTGCTATGTCTATGCCAAAATTATTGCCCATAACCAATTACAAAAACATTTAAATAAGCAGCTTGATGTTCTACTGGGCGTTGCGCAAGGCGTTACATTTCCCGGGGAATTCGGTATTCGGTGGACAGATAGTCGTGCCGCTTTGGAAGAGCTAACTTATGCTTGGTATTTTAAGGGTAGTTTTAACAACGGACAAGTTGAGATTAAGAAGCTATATGAAGCACTTTGTACTTTTTTTGGAATTTCTCCTGGGAATATTTATAAATCGAAACAAGACTTTTATGGCCGCACGAATATTAGTGCCTATTTAGACGTCCTTTCAAAAAGGTACAAAGAAGGAATGGTGGATTCCGAGTAG
- a CDS encoding helix-turn-helix domain-containing protein — protein MNIDRVEFLAWMERINTRFDLVCEKINEFHYKRSTIDGDELLDNQDILLMLKISYRSLQRYRSSGKLPYYSISGKLYYKLSDVHQFIRENFKGRIVKPPLERK, from the coding sequence ATGAACATCGATCGGGTTGAATTTCTTGCTTGGATGGAGCGGATTAATACTAGGTTCGACTTAGTCTGCGAGAAAATTAATGAATTCCACTATAAGCGAAGTACTATAGACGGGGATGAACTCCTAGATAACCAGGATATTCTTCTAATGCTTAAAATTAGCTATCGTTCATTACAGCGGTACCGCTCTTCCGGCAAGCTACCATACTACTCCATCAGCGGGAAGCTTTACTACAAGTTATCGGATGTACATCAATTTATTAGGGAAAATTTTAAAGGAAGAATCGTTAAGCCCCCCCTTGAAAGAAAGTAG
- a CDS encoding DUF1896 domain-containing protein — translation MSKPQKDLSYFKIRLQELLDTSFPDLAGDRAFIEQRSQWAANAYEGAFLAGNPVEECEHIANYILFEKLHFSRFDTVFQVVCNEFDTLMADEELRLFALKMLPVCAPVFDGYRLTDDFADGPEYELLYTELTGAIQIWIEDNGLQ, via the coding sequence ATGAGCAAGCCACAAAAAGACCTTTCCTATTTCAAAATAAGATTGCAGGAACTGCTGGATACCAGCTTTCCCGATCTGGCCGGGGACAGGGCGTTTATTGAACAGCGCTCTCAGTGGGCGGCCAACGCTTACGAAGGCGCCTTCCTGGCGGGCAACCCGGTGGAAGAATGCGAGCATATTGCCAATTATATCCTTTTTGAAAAGCTTCATTTCTCCCGCTTCGATACCGTATTCCAGGTTGTGTGTAACGAGTTCGATACACTGATGGCCGACGAAGAACTGCGGCTCTTTGCCCTGAAAATGCTGCCGGTATGCGCCCCGGTATTCGACGGCTACAGGCTGACAGATGATTTTGCCGATGGCCCGGAGTATGAGCTGCTTTATACCGAGCTGACCGGCGCCATCCAAATCTGGATCGAAGATAATGGCCTACAATAA
- a CDS encoding type IA DNA topoisomerase codes for MKAVIAEKPSVAREIATLLGATEKKEGYLAGNGYLVTWALGHLAGPAMPEAYGLNGFQRAALPILPRPFLLTVRQVKKEKGHQADPGALKQLKIIGQVLQRCNSIIVATDAGREGELIFRYVYEYLECSLPFERLWISSLTEKAIRQGFERLRPGSDFEGLYQAARARSRADWLVGINATQALSIAAGSGIYSLGRVQTPTLALICKRYREHKDFVVRPYWQISLEHRKEFTDFKSLSITKWTERKSADEALSTIMRQGIAVVGAVERKTVTEQPPLLFDLTGLQKEANKKLNLSAEETLGIAQRLYEQQFITYPRTGSRYIPEDMWAEVPALIRALEDRPSCKDAVSRVKWGHFQKRIVNDLKVTDHHGLLITGKIPSALPARESAVYDMIALRLPEAVAQACTKELTHVSAEAAHHPFSLTGNKLLEPGWRAIKGIFSDEGEDAAQELPELKTGDELKIKAAKVLEKKTKAPALYSEATLLSAMETAGKDIETAEQRKALQGIGIGTPATRAAIIETLFKRDYICRDKKSLVPTEKGLQVYALIADRKIADVAMTAEWEVALQQIEYGQSDATAFHQDMENYVMAITRELLDSSLAGESQPELLCPKCKTLRLLIRDKVVKCPDEGCGWLQFRTVCGVQLAVPDIESLIRKGRSPLIKGMKSRSGKKFNAFIVLDDHGNTSFQFDNSTRHGKKK; via the coding sequence ATGAAAGCAGTAATCGCAGAAAAGCCCAGTGTGGCGCGGGAGATCGCCACCTTGCTGGGCGCTACCGAAAAAAAAGAAGGATACCTGGCCGGCAACGGATACCTGGTCACCTGGGCGCTGGGTCACCTGGCGGGGCCGGCTATGCCGGAAGCCTACGGGCTGAACGGATTTCAGCGTGCGGCGCTGCCCATCCTGCCCAGACCCTTTTTACTGACCGTACGGCAAGTAAAAAAAGAAAAAGGTCACCAGGCCGATCCCGGCGCACTGAAGCAATTAAAGATCATAGGTCAAGTATTGCAACGCTGCAACAGCATCATTGTAGCCACCGATGCCGGGCGCGAGGGAGAGCTGATCTTCCGCTATGTCTATGAGTACCTGGAATGCTCCCTGCCGTTTGAACGGCTATGGATCAGCTCCCTGACGGAAAAGGCGATCCGGCAGGGATTTGAGCGCCTCCGTCCCGGCAGCGACTTCGAGGGGCTTTACCAGGCAGCCCGCGCCAGGAGCCGCGCCGACTGGCTGGTCGGCATCAACGCCACCCAGGCGCTCAGCATCGCGGCAGGTAGTGGCATCTATTCGCTGGGCAGGGTACAAACGCCGACACTGGCCCTGATCTGCAAGCGTTACCGGGAGCACAAAGATTTCGTGGTACGACCCTATTGGCAGATCAGCCTGGAGCACCGTAAAGAATTTACGGATTTTAAAAGCCTTTCCATTACCAAATGGACAGAGCGAAAAAGCGCAGATGAGGCTTTGAGCACTATCATGCGCCAGGGTATCGCCGTCGTGGGCGCCGTGGAGCGTAAGACCGTTACTGAACAACCGCCGCTGCTCTTCGACCTTACGGGCCTGCAAAAAGAGGCCAACAAAAAGCTGAACCTTTCGGCAGAAGAAACGCTCGGTATCGCTCAACGATTATACGAGCAGCAGTTCATCACCTATCCCCGTACCGGGAGCCGGTATATCCCGGAAGATATGTGGGCGGAGGTACCTGCCCTGATCCGGGCACTGGAGGACCGGCCCTCCTGCAAGGATGCTGTATCCAGGGTAAAATGGGGGCACTTCCAAAAGCGCATCGTAAATGATCTGAAAGTAACCGATCACCACGGCCTGCTCATCACCGGCAAGATACCTTCTGCGCTGCCCGCCAGGGAAAGTGCGGTATATGATATGATCGCCCTCCGGCTGCCGGAAGCCGTGGCGCAGGCCTGCACTAAAGAACTGACCCATGTTTCAGCAGAGGCCGCCCATCATCCCTTTTCCCTGACCGGTAACAAACTCCTGGAGCCGGGCTGGCGGGCGATCAAAGGCATCTTTTCCGATGAGGGAGAAGATGCCGCCCAGGAGCTGCCGGAACTGAAGACCGGTGACGAGCTGAAGATCAAAGCGGCAAAGGTCCTGGAAAAGAAAACCAAAGCGCCGGCACTTTATTCGGAGGCAACGCTGCTTTCGGCAATGGAGACAGCGGGTAAGGATATTGAGACAGCGGAACAGCGCAAGGCGCTACAGGGGATCGGGATCGGTACGCCTGCTACACGAGCGGCCATTATTGAGACGCTGTTTAAAAGAGATTATATCTGCCGGGACAAAAAATCCCTGGTACCCACCGAAAAGGGCTTGCAGGTCTATGCACTTATCGCGGATAGGAAAATTGCCGATGTGGCTATGACCGCTGAATGGGAGGTGGCGCTGCAACAGATCGAGTACGGACAGTCTGATGCCACGGCCTTTCACCAGGATATGGAAAACTATGTCATGGCCATCACTCGGGAACTCCTGGATAGTTCGCTTGCCGGGGAAAGCCAACCGGAGCTGCTTTGCCCCAAATGTAAGACCCTTCGGCTCCTGATCCGGGATAAGGTCGTCAAATGTCCCGACGAGGGTTGCGGCTGGCTGCAGTTCCGTACGGTTTGCGGGGTGCAGCTTGCCGTACCAGATATTGAAAGCCTGATCCGCAAAGGGAGGTCTCCACTGATCAAAGGCATGAAAAGCCGCTCCGGTAAAAAATTCAATGCCTTTATTGTTTTGGACGATCACGGAAATACTTCTTTTCAATTTGATAATAGTACCCGCCACGGGAAAAAGAAATAA